The following coding sequences lie in one Spinacia oleracea cultivar Varoflay chromosome 1, BTI_SOV_V1, whole genome shotgun sequence genomic window:
- the LOC110792846 gene encoding uncharacterized protein, translating to MDENFPPSERNKPILDDANGVVRLVREQPPEHCILKVNSFSLLQRVVSKSTRKNFESTEFKAGGHTWVLSVYPEGNEEDGVGHLSLYVAMVDKLSSDTFVNVTLRFFIYDQIRDNYMSILGLGLSLNLHSCFTFEIYVTFSKLLLHSFRNNGNGFLKWMFQQCVLF from the exons ATGGATGAGAACTTCCCACCTTCAGAGCGCAACAAACCCATCTTAGATGATGCTAATG GAGTAGTGCGACTAGTGAGAGAACAACCACCTGAACACTGCATTCTTAAAGTCAACTCATTTTCTCTTCTTCAAAGAGTAGTCTCCAAATCTACGAGAAAAAACTTTGAATCAACAGAGTTTAAGGCAGGGGGGCATACTTG GGTGTTGTCTGTGTATCCCGAAGGAAACGAAGAAGATGGAGTTGGTCATCTCTCACTATATGTAGCTATGGTTGACAAACTCAGCTCTGACACTTTCGTAAATGTGACACTGCGGTTTTTCATTTATGATCAAATTAGGGATAACTATATGAGTATCCTAGGTTTGGGCTTGTCACTCAATTTACATTCATGCTTCACCTTTGAAATTTATGTTACCTTTTCCAAATTATTACTCCATTCGTTTCGAAATAATGGGAACGGTTTCCTTAAATGGATGTTTCAACAGTGTGTTTTATTCTAA
- the LOC110794348 gene encoding uncharacterized protein, which yields MAQENGMFVVHQTVGSVLCCKCGIPMQPNAANMCVRCLRSEIDITEGLLKQVTILYCPECETYLQPPKTRIRALLESRELLTFCLKRLNLDKAKVTLVHAEFVWTEPHSKRLKVKLRIQKEVLHGAVLEQAYIVEYVVHHNMCDYCNRLQANPDQWVASVQLRQHVPHRRTFFYLEQLILKHDAVSQAIRIKQIVHGIDFFFSNRSHAVKFLEFVGKVAPIKSRSDKELVSQDSKSNTYNYKHTFSVEICPICREDLVCLPPKVSNNLGNLGPLVICTRLTNSIMLMDPNTLRYCFLDADQYWRSPFKSLLNSRRLVEYIVLDIDNVSPEVNVSGSRYALADAQVARVSDFGRNDTIFHIRTHLGHLLSPGDYALGYDIYGANPNDSELDKYRSLVLPEVILLKKSYEEKRQRKRGKPRAWKLKKLNMEVDDSGNARVDQDKVANEYEEFLRDLEENPDLRFNVSLYRDKEYQPSETASMTDDGEQVPSVPLDELLAELDIKDEDDEEAEGSNMKE from the coding sequence TGCTGAAACAAGTGACAATTTTATATTGCCCAGAATGCGAGACCTATTTGCAGCCTCCAAAGACTCGAATCAGGGCTCTGCTAGAATCAAGGGAGCTTCTAACATTTTGCCTAAAAAGGTTGAACCTGGATAAAGCCAAAGTCACATTGGTCCATGCCGAGTTTGTGTGGACCGAACCACACTCGAAGAGGCTCAAGGTTAAATTGAGAATTCAGAAAGAAGTCCTCCACGGGGCAGTTCTAGAACAAGCTTATATTGTTGAGTATGTTGTGCACCATAATATGTGTGACTATTGTAATAGGCTTCAGGCAAATCCAGATCAGTGGGTGGCATCAGTTCAACTCCGGCAACACGTTCCTCACAGGAGGACTTTCTTCTACCTCGAGCAACTTATTCTTAAACATGATGCTGTTTCCCAAGCTATCAGAATTAAGCAGATCGTTCATGGAATCGATTTCTTCTTCTCCAACAGGAGTCATGCTGTGAAATTTCTGGAGTTTGTTGGTAAAGTTGCTCCCATCAAGAGTCGTAGTGACAAAGAGCTTGTTTCTCAGGATTCCAAGAGCAACACTTACAATTATAAGCACACCTTCTCAGTTGAGATTTGCCCCATTTGCCGCGAGGATCTGGTGTGTCTTCCTCCTAAAGTTTCAAACAATCTCGGGAATCTGGGCCCACTTGTGATTTGTACAAGACTGACCAACAGTATAATGTTGATGGATCCAAACACCTTGAGGTACTGTTTTCTGGATGCTGATCAATACTGGAGATCACCTTTCAAAAGCCTGCTTAATAGTAGGCGGCTGGTGGAATATATCGTGCTAGATATCGACAATGTTTCACCTGAAGTTAACGTTTCTGGGTCAAGGTACGCTTTGGCCGATGCCCAAGTAGCCCGTGTATCAGATTTTGGAAGGAACGATACCATATTTCACATCAGGACACACTTGGGTCATCTTCTGAGTCCCGGGGATTACGCCCTTGGTTATGATATATATGGGGCTAACCCTAATGACTCCGAATTGGACAAATACAGAAGTCTTGTTCTTCCCGAAGTCATATTGCTAAAGAAGAGCTACGAAGAGAAGCGTCAAAGAAAGCGTGGGAAGCCCCGTGCTTGGAAGCTTAAGAAACTTAACATGGAGGTCGATGACTCGGGTAACGCTAGAGTTGACCAGGATAAGGTGGCGAATGAGTACGAAGAGTTTTTGAGAGATTTGGAAGAAAATCCTGATCTGAGGTTTAACGTGTCATTGTACCGCGATAAGGAATACCAACCATCGGAAACAGCTTCTATGACTGATGATGGTGAACAGGTGCCCTCTGTGCCCCTGGATGAGCTGCTTGCTGAACTTGATATaaaagatgaagatgatgaagaagCAGAAGGCAGTAACATGAAGGAGTGA